In one window of Falco biarmicus isolate bFalBia1 chromosome 16, bFalBia1.pri, whole genome shotgun sequence DNA:
- the IL10 gene encoding interleukin-10, whose product MQTCPALLLLLLAASALPARCSPTEPSCLHFSELLPAKLKELRMKFEEIKDYFQSKDDELSIQLLSSELLDEFKGTFGCQSVSEMMRFYMEEVLPSAMRTSTHHQQSMGDLGNLLLSLKATMRRCHRFFTCEKRSKTIKHIKETFSKMNENGIYKAMGEFDIFINYIEEYLLMKRRK is encoded by the exons ATGCAAacctgcccagccctgctcttgctgctcctggctgccagcGCCCTGCCTGCCAGGTGCTCGCCCACCGAGCCCAGCTGCCTCCACTTCTCGGAGCTCCTGCCTGCAAAGCTCAAAGAGCTGAGGATGAAGTTTGAGGAAATTAAGGATTATTTT CAATCGAAAGATGATGAACTCAGCAtccagctgctcagctctgaACTGCTAGATGAATTTAAG GGGACCTTTGGCTGCCAGTCAGTGTCGGAGATGATGCGGTTCTACATGGAGGAGGTGCTGCCCAGCGCCATGAGGACCAGCACGCACCACCAGCAGAGCATGGGCGacctgggcaacctgctgctcagcctgaaGGCGACAATGAGGCGCTGT CACAGATTTTTCACGTGCGAGAAGAGGAGCAAAACCATAAAGCACATTAAGGAGACATTCAGTAAG ATGAACGAGAACGGAATCTACAAAGCCATGGGAGAGTTTGACATCTTCATCAACTACATCGAAGAGTACCTGCTGATGAAGAGAAGGAAGTGA